The following proteins come from a genomic window of Metarhizium brunneum chromosome 2, complete sequence:
- the chs7_1 gene encoding Chitin synthase export chaperone has product MGSTDFGNFNDFCKDSTLPVCNLFSGPRHDQNGPWGGCQLTGIPLSNNRHLANLGSIILCGAAIATSLVLLLRSERKRAAVGRREMQVFLAGYIIISICEIFSVGGFPLNPTARVVFSAIHIGMIIATTWILMLNAVIGYQLIDDGTPLSLGLLIVSAGVLFIGTGYIALDTGLKWTGYWNSSYDTPNRNIALYVLYQLIPLIFLVAFFVLEAILVLRVLGEIRPMIYLTAAALLFAIGQVFNYAISRFICDGTSGGIDGALFETLFTLLSVVAVWIFWSSITEDDWPMQTGASYD; this is encoded by the exons ATGGGGTCGACCGACTTTGGAAATTTCAAC GACTTCTGCAAGGACTCCACCTTGCCAGTGTGTAAC CTGTTCTCAGGACCGAGACATGACCAAAACGGCCCCTGGGGAGGATGCCAACTCACTGGAATCCCGCTGAGCAACAACCGTCACCTGGCTAATCTGGGCTCAATCATTCTCTGTggcgccgccattgccactTCACTTGTCCTGTTGCTGCGATCCGAGAGGAAACGGGCGGCTGTTGGTCGCAG GGAAATGCAAGTATTCCTAGCTGGGTACATCATCATTAGCATATGCGAAATCTTCTCCGTCGGTGGCTTCCCCCTAAACCCGACTGCTCGAGTG GTCTTTAGCGCCATCCACATTGGCATGATTATTGCTACAACTTGGATTCTGATGCTTAATGCTGTCATTGGCTATCAATTAATCGATGATGGAACCCCGCTCTCCTTGGGACTGCTCATTGTTTCTGCCGGCGTCTTGTTTATTGGAACTGGATACATTGCGCTCGACACCGGCCTCAAATGGACTGGCTACTGGAATAGTAGCTACGATACTCCTAACCGAAATATTGCTCTCTACGTCTTGTACCAGCTCATCCCTCTCATTTTTCTTGTCGCCTTTTTCGTCCTGGAAGCAATCTTGGTCCTTCGCGTGCTCGGCGAGATCCGACCCATGATTTATCTGACCGCCGctgctttgctttttgctATTGGCCAAGTCTTCAACTACGCCATTAGCAGATTTATTTGCGACGGTACCAGCGGTGGGATTGACGGAGCCTTGTTCGAGACACTATTCACCCTGCTCTCCGTCGTTGCTGTGTGGATTTTCTGGTCCAGCATTACCGAAGACGACTGGCCAATGCAAACCGGCGCCTCATACGACTAG
- the ssl1 gene encoding General transcription and DNA repair factor IIH subunit ssl1 — MADSDGEFVADMSDDELVDHQVTDDEGPSARSKSSRTKRKQKRNGEQAWETSKRSWETNLPEEDQDGILNLTVLEAEKRRRLLRDTTPLQRGIIRHMMLVLDMSFAMAEKDLLPTRYRLTISYALAFVREFFEQNPISQLGIIGMRDGIAVRISDLGGNPAEHIERLKAVEGQDPQGNPSLQNALEMCRGALFHTPSHGTREVLIIYGALLSSDPGDIHETISNLIADKIRVSIVGLSAQVAICADLSSRTNAGDDSQYNIAMDEVHFRDLFLAGTTPPVTRTAEQNTASLLMMGFPSRTLAPGGAISFCACHSKPHREGYNSCGLTLILSTHLARSYHHLFPLRNWAEVSWAEATRSTVCFSCLCPFPEAPKDKVDGVEKSKDDTRRPKAKGVSESGRYACEVCGNHFCIDCDVFAHQVIHNCPGCQSTVHHDVSATVNGNGYSHQTNGAMEVDT, encoded by the exons atggccgactctGACGGCGAGTTTGTCGCCGACATGTCGGACGATGAGCTCGTCGATCACCAGGtcaccgacgacgagggcccGTCGGCTCGCAGTAAATCGTCTCGGACGAAGCGAAAGCAGAAACGAAACGGCGAGCAGGCTTGGGAAACGTCGAAAAGATCGTGGGAAACGAATTTGCCCGAGGAGGATCAGGATGGCATCCTTAACCTAACAGTGTTGGAAGCGGAGAAGCGCCGGCGGCTGTTGCGTGATACGACGCCTCTTCAGCGAGGTATTATACGGCACATGATGTTGGTGCTCGACATGTCATTTGCCATGGCGGAGAAGGATTTGCTTCCCACGCGGTACAGGCTGACCATCAGCTACGCACTAGCGTTTGTTAGGGAGTTCTTTGAGCAGAATCCCATTTCGCAGCTGGGGATAATTGGCATGAGAGATGGCATCGCTGTTAGAATCAGCGACCTGGGTGGGAATCCCGCAGAGCACATTGAACGCCTAAAGGCAGTCGAGGGGCAGGATCCCCAGGGAAACCCTAGTTTGCAGAATGCGCTGGAGATGTGCCGCGGTGCGCTCTT TCACACGCCTTCGCACGGAACCCGGGAAGTCCTCATCATTTACGGCGCTTTGTTGTCGAGCGATCCTGGAGATATTCACGAAACCATCTCCAACCTCATCGCAGACAAGATTCGAGTTTCAATCGTCGGCCTGTCGGCCCAAGTCGCCATTTGTGCCGACTTGAGCTCCAGGACGAATGCAGGGGATGACTCCCAGTACAATATTGCCATGGACGAAGTTCACTTTAGAGACTTGTTCCTTGCTGGCACTACGCCACCTGTGACAAGGACGGCGGAGCAAAACACGGCGAGCCTGCTGATGATGGGATTTCCGTCACGGACGCTCGCACCAGGCGGAGCTATTAGCTTTTGCGCCTGCCACAGCAAACCTCACAGGGAGGGATACAATT CCTGTGGACTCACACTGATTCTATCCACGCACTTGGCTCGGTCATATCACCATCTCTTCCCTCTACGAAACTGGGCCGAGGTGTCGTGGGCAGAGGCTACAAGATCAACCGTCTGCTTCTCATGTCTATGTCCCTTTCCCGAAGCGCCAAAGGACAAGGTTGACGGGGTAGAGAAATCCAAAGACGACACTCGCCGCCCAAAAGCTAAGGGAGTTAGCGAAAGCGGGAGGTATGCCTGCGAAGTATGCGGTAACCACTTTTGCATTGACTGCGACGTCTTTGCGCATCAAGTCATTCACAATTGCCCGGGATGCCAGAGCACCGTCCACCATGACGTCTCTGCGACAGTCAACGGCAACGGTTACAGTCACCAGACGAACGGGGCGATGGAGGTGGACACGTAA
- the HPPD gene encoding 4-hydroxyphenylpyruvate dioxygenase: MAPSAVSPQQRPVDSGVVQPQAGNFTGYDHVTWWVGNAKQAAAYYVNLFGFKHIAYRGLETGSRYFASYVVGNNDVRFVFTSPLRSAVHLGPEEPISPEDKTLLLDMYAHLERHGDAVKDVAFEVDNVEGVYHKAVKEGAVAVQGPQRLHDAEHGSVTTAVIRTYGDTTHTLISRGSYSGPFLPGFREGKKSTASVALPDVRLARVDHCVGNQDWDEMVSACAFYEQCLSFHRFWSVDDKQICTEFSALSSIVMASPNNLVKMPINEPAAGKKKSQIEEYVIFNSGAGVQHIALLTPNIIDAVTALRARGVEFINVPTTYYDTMRLRLKTEKRNWELKEDLDTIQRLNILIDYDEGGYLLQLFTKPLMDRPTVFIEIIQRNEFEGFGAGNFKSLFEAIEREQAERGNL; the protein is encoded by the coding sequence ATGGCTCCTTCAGCAGTCTCACCTCAACAGCGACCCGTCGACTCGGGGGTCGTCCAGCCCCAGGCCGGCAACTTCACAGGCTACGACCACGTAACGTGGTGGGTTGGCAACGCCAAGCAGGCGGCGGCCTACTACGTCAACCTCTTTGGCTTCAAGCACATTGCCTACCGCGGCCTGGAGACGGGCAGCCGCTACTTTGCGTCGTACGTGGTGGGCAACAACGACGTGCGCTTCGTCTTCACGTCGCCGCTGCGGTCGGCAGTGCACCTGGGACCCGAAGAGCCCATCAGCCCCGAGGACAagacgctcctcctcgacatgtACGCGCACCTGGAGCGGCacggcgacgccgtcaaggacgtGGCCTTTGAGGTGGACAATGTCGAGGGCGTGTACcacaaggccgtcaaggagggcgccgtcgccgtccagGGCCCCCAGCGCCTCCACGACGCCGAGCACGGCTCCGTCACGACGGCCGTCATCCGCACCTACGGCGACACGACGCACACGCTCATCAGCCGCGGCTCCTACTCGGGCCCCTTCCTCCCGGGCTTCCGGGAGGGCAAGAAGTCGACGGCGAGCGTGGCCCTGCCCGACGTGCGCCTCGCCCGCGTCGACCACTGCGTCGGCAACCAGGACTGGGACGAGATGGTGTCAGCCTGCGCCTTTTACGAGCAGTGCCTGTCCTTCCACCGCTTCTGGTCCGTCGACGACAAGCAGATCTGCACCGAGTTCTCGGCCCTGTCCTCCATCGTCATGGCCTCGCCCAACAACCTCGTCAAGATGCCCATCAAcgagcccgccgccggcaagaagaagtcCCAGATCGAGGAGTACGTCATCTTCAACTCGGGCGCAGGCGTCCAGCACATTGCCCTGCTGACGCCCAAcatcatcgacgccgtcaccgcCCTCCGCGCCCGCGGCGTCGAGTTCATCAACGTCCCCACCACCTACTACGACACCATGCGCCTGCGCCTCAAGACGGAGAAGCGCAACTGGGAGCTCAAGGAGGACCTGGACACCATTCAGCGCCTCAACATTCTCATCGACTACGACGAGGGCGGCTACTTGCTGCAGCTGTTCACCAAGCCGCTGATGGATCGTCCCACTGTCTTTATTGAGATTATCCAGCGCAATGAGTTTGAGGGCTTTGGCGCCGGCAACTTCAAGAGTCTGTTTGAGGCCATTGAGCGTGAGCAGGCTGAGAGAGGAAACCTATAA
- the RPL27 gene encoding 60S ribosomal protein eL27, translating into MKFLKVGRVAIITRGRYAGKKVVIIQPVDNGNKPHPFGHAVVAGIERYPSKITRRMSKTRQEKRSKIKPFIKVINYNHLMPTRYTLELEGLKGAISGETFKEVSQREDAKKTVKTVLEDRYKSGKNRWFFTPLRF; encoded by the exons ATGAAGTTCCTCAAGGTCGGCCgagtcgccatcatcacccgcGGCCGATATGCCGGCAAGAAG gtcgtcatcatccagcCCGTCGACAACGGCAACAAGCCTCACCCCTTCggccacgccgtcgtcgccggcatcgaGCGCTACCCCTCCAAGATCACGCGCCGCATGTCCAAGACCCGCCAGGAGAAGCGATCCAAGATCAAGCCCTTCATCAAGGTGATCAACTACAACCACCTGATGCCCACACGGTACACCCTCGAGCTGGAGGGCCTCAAGGGCGCCATCTCCGGCGAGACCTTCAAGGAGGTTTCCCAGCGCGAGGATGCGAAGAAGACCGTCAAGACTGTGTTGGAGGATCGCTACAAAAGCGGCAAGAACCGCTGGTTCTTTACCCCTCTGC GATTTTAA